Proteins co-encoded in one Spirosoma endbachense genomic window:
- a CDS encoding outer membrane protein assembly factor BamB family protein, whose protein sequence is MNLVLKSFFGMLILGGTLPLCWEKQAESLQPSSDDWPTYGGNNAGNRYSPLTQINKENVKNLRLAWSYETGDNTNASQRGMDIQCQPIVVDGVLYGTSPRLKLFAVDAATGKQLWQFNPFADPDKKPRFHPVRGVVYWADGSDKRILYSVGAFLYAVNATTGKLIDSFGQNGAVDLHEGLGDKETLGYDVANFSIRSTTPGVIYKDLLITGSAVSEGGDAPPGYIRAFNVRTGKLAWVFRTIPLPGEYGYETWGKDSYKKLGGANCWAGMVIDEKRGVVYAGTGSPSVDFYGGARPGQNLFANCVIAINAQTGKRIWHYQTVHHDLWDRDLPCPPNLITVKHNGKLIDAVAQATKDGYVFVFDRDTGKPLFPVNEVPVPTSPALPGEQPWPTQPIPTKPAPFVRQELTEDEITVRTPEAHAFVLDRFKNSRHGSKYMPPSEEGSLFFGFGGGAEWGGNAADPDGILYQNANTMLWWLKMRDLRAQANGAALTRGGTLFAANCAVCHATSGKTTDASKTAQAYPDLTDVGKRLSKEQIISILSTGRGRMPSFGHLAKDDRDALVNYLLKLDAKPASASVATNDQHSSVVTTPVPEGADFPYIPPYLNNGNTQFRDQDNYPAIKPPWGTLNAIDLNTGEYLWQVPLGEFPELSKKGVPPTGTENHGGPIVTAGGLVFIAATYDEKLRAFDKKTGKIVWEYKLPAGGFATPITYMVNGKQYIAIAAGGTRYGLKPGGSYVAFALP, encoded by the coding sequence ATGAATTTAGTGCTTAAGTCCTTCTTCGGAATGCTGATTCTGGGAGGTACGTTACCCTTGTGCTGGGAAAAACAGGCAGAGAGCCTACAGCCTTCAAGTGACGACTGGCCAACCTACGGCGGGAATAATGCAGGCAACCGATATTCCCCGTTAACCCAGATCAATAAAGAAAATGTAAAAAATCTGCGACTGGCCTGGTCGTACGAAACCGGCGATAACACCAATGCCAGTCAGCGAGGCATGGATATCCAGTGTCAGCCGATTGTGGTGGATGGCGTATTGTATGGTACGTCTCCACGGCTAAAACTGTTTGCAGTTGATGCCGCAACGGGTAAGCAGCTCTGGCAATTTAATCCCTTTGCTGACCCCGACAAGAAGCCCCGGTTCCATCCGGTTCGTGGTGTTGTGTATTGGGCCGACGGATCGGATAAACGGATTTTATATTCCGTTGGTGCCTTTCTGTATGCCGTTAACGCAACAACCGGCAAGTTGATTGACAGCTTCGGCCAGAACGGCGCTGTCGATCTGCACGAAGGGCTTGGCGATAAGGAAACGCTGGGCTATGATGTGGCAAATTTTTCCATCCGATCCACAACACCTGGCGTCATTTACAAAGACTTACTCATAACAGGATCGGCTGTTTCGGAAGGGGGCGACGCTCCTCCGGGCTACATTCGTGCGTTCAATGTACGTACGGGCAAACTGGCCTGGGTGTTCCGAACAATTCCCTTACCCGGCGAATATGGCTACGAAACATGGGGGAAAGATTCATACAAAAAGCTAGGTGGCGCTAACTGCTGGGCCGGTATGGTCATCGACGAAAAACGAGGTGTTGTGTATGCGGGGACTGGTTCGCCATCGGTCGATTTTTACGGAGGAGCACGGCCGGGTCAAAACCTGTTTGCCAACTGCGTCATTGCCATCAATGCCCAAACAGGAAAACGCATCTGGCATTATCAGACCGTACATCATGATTTGTGGGATCGGGACCTCCCCTGCCCGCCCAACCTCATCACGGTTAAGCATAACGGTAAACTAATCGACGCCGTAGCGCAGGCCACTAAAGACGGGTACGTTTTTGTGTTCGATCGGGATACCGGAAAACCCCTTTTCCCAGTCAATGAAGTACCCGTTCCAACCTCACCCGCACTGCCGGGAGAACAGCCTTGGCCTACGCAACCCATCCCGACAAAACCGGCTCCGTTTGTGCGGCAGGAATTAACCGAGGATGAGATCACGGTCCGCACGCCCGAAGCGCACGCCTTTGTGCTGGATCGATTTAAAAACAGTCGGCATGGAAGCAAATATATGCCGCCTAGCGAAGAAGGATCGTTGTTTTTTGGCTTTGGTGGAGGAGCCGAATGGGGAGGCAATGCTGCCGATCCGGATGGCATTTTGTATCAGAATGCCAACACAATGCTCTGGTGGCTGAAAATGCGTGACCTCCGTGCACAGGCAAACGGAGCTGCTCTTACGCGGGGAGGCACATTATTTGCGGCCAACTGTGCGGTTTGTCATGCAACAAGCGGCAAAACCACCGATGCGAGTAAAACGGCTCAGGCTTATCCAGATCTCACCGATGTGGGTAAGCGGTTGTCTAAAGAGCAGATCATCAGCATTTTATCGACTGGTCGCGGGCGCATGCCCTCATTCGGTCACCTGGCCAAAGATGATCGCGATGCGCTGGTCAATTATTTGCTAAAACTGGATGCGAAACCGGCTTCAGCAAGTGTGGCCACCAATGATCAGCATAGTTCAGTTGTAACGACACCTGTTCCCGAAGGAGCTGATTTCCCCTATATTCCGCCTTATTTGAATAACGGCAACACACAGTTCCGGGATCAGGATAATTACCCCGCCATCAAACCACCCTGGGGAACGCTCAACGCCATCGATCTGAATACGGGAGAGTACCTCTGGCAGGTTCCGCTGGGCGAATTCCCTGAATTAAGCAAGAAAGGTGTTCCGCCCACGGGTACGGAAAATCACGGTGGCCCCATTGTAACGGCGGGTGGCCTGGTGTTCATTGCTGCGACATACGACGAAAAGTTGCGCGCTTTCGACAAAAAGACCGGTAAAATCGTGTGGGAATATAAGTTACCAGCGGGCGGTTTTGCTACGCCAATCACGTACATGGTCAATGGAAAACAGTACATCGCTATTGCCGCGGGTGGCACTCGATATGGGTTAAAACCAGGCGGGTCGTATGTCGCATTTGCGTTGCCGTAA
- a CDS encoding MFS transporter codes for MSTRKLKNYRWIIVILLFTATTINYLDRQIIGLLKPILEKEFSWSETDFAHIVMAFTAAYAVGLLLFGWIIDKIGTKVGYSITIIIWSVAGMLHAIARSVFGFSLARIGLGIGEAGNYPAAVKTVAEWFPQKERGLATGLFNAGTSIGVVVAVLVVPWILNNYGWHEVFWITGALGFVWLIFWLIFYDIPTKQSRLTTEEYQYIASGQEAVTDEAADKSSIKWFKLFTFPQTWAMITGKGLIDPIYWFFLFWLPSYFSSTFNLDLKKPSLELMLIYTATTLGSIGGGYLSSSLIKRGWATVKARKTVLFAFAVIEVSIMLAQFVTDVWVAVGLLSVAVAVHQAWATNVFTLASDLFPKQAVSSVVGIAGTAGAIGGILFPILVGSLLDEYKAAGNLAGGYNLLFTICAFTYLIAWTIIHLLTRKAPKIEIERLL; via the coding sequence ATGTCAACCCGTAAACTGAAAAATTACCGATGGATCATTGTTATTCTGTTATTCACGGCCACAACAATCAATTACCTTGACCGGCAAATTATTGGTTTGTTAAAGCCAATTTTAGAGAAAGAATTTAGCTGGAGCGAAACTGATTTTGCCCATATTGTCATGGCGTTTACGGCTGCATATGCCGTTGGTCTGTTACTGTTTGGCTGGATTATCGATAAAATCGGCACCAAAGTAGGTTACTCCATTACCATCATCATCTGGAGTGTGGCGGGTATGCTTCACGCCATTGCCCGGAGTGTTTTCGGTTTTAGCCTGGCCCGGATTGGTCTGGGCATTGGCGAAGCGGGAAACTATCCGGCGGCCGTTAAAACGGTAGCCGAGTGGTTTCCCCAAAAAGAACGTGGACTCGCAACGGGGTTATTCAATGCGGGTACCAGCATTGGCGTTGTCGTTGCCGTTTTGGTAGTTCCGTGGATATTAAACAACTACGGCTGGCATGAGGTCTTCTGGATTACGGGAGCGCTGGGATTCGTCTGGCTTATTTTCTGGCTTATTTTCTACGACATACCGACAAAACAGTCGCGGTTAACCACGGAAGAATATCAATACATTGCCAGTGGGCAGGAAGCCGTTACGGATGAGGCCGCCGACAAGAGTTCGATCAAATGGTTCAAGTTGTTCACCTTTCCCCAAACCTGGGCCATGATTACGGGCAAAGGGCTGATCGACCCGATTTACTGGTTTTTCCTCTTCTGGCTCCCCTCCTATTTTTCGTCTACATTTAACCTGGATTTGAAGAAACCAAGCCTTGAACTCATGCTGATTTATACGGCCACCACGCTTGGTAGTATTGGTGGCGGGTATTTGTCCTCCAGCCTGATAAAACGAGGCTGGGCAACTGTAAAAGCCCGAAAAACGGTGCTGTTTGCGTTTGCCGTCATTGAAGTTTCAATTATGCTGGCCCAATTTGTTACCGATGTTTGGGTAGCGGTCGGCTTGTTAAGCGTGGCCGTGGCGGTGCATCAGGCGTGGGCTACAAACGTATTTACCCTTGCCTCAGACCTCTTCCCCAAACAGGCTGTCAGCTCAGTGGTCGGCATTGCCGGGACGGCGGGCGCTATTGGCGGCATACTATTCCCAATTCTGGTCGGTAGTTTGCTCGACGAGTATAAAGCGGCCGGAAATCTGGCCGGAGGTTATAACCTCCTGTTCACTATTTGCGCATTTACCTACCTGATTGCCTGGACAATCATCCATCTTCTCACCAGAAAAGCGCCCAAAATTGAGATCGAGCGTTTGCTATAA
- a CDS encoding SusC/RagA family TonB-linked outer membrane protein, with product MERTLKVFVFLLLLSQSYAFAQNTRVTGKVTGPDNQGLPGVNVQVSGTSLGTATDASGNFSLNAAGNASLVFSNIGYVSQTIPVNGRTAINVQLAEDLKTLNEVVVVGYGTQRKTDVTGALTAISTKEFAQQPVNRLDQVLQGRAAGVQVSQTNGAPGGDARIRIRGANSVLGNNNPLYVVDGFVGADFNFVNPSDIETIQILKDAASTSIYGSRGANGVVIITTKKGSKGLKVNYEGQFSTSEVIKKYDVLPAGEFAEIVNARATATGSNLPFTSDQIAQFKQNGGTDWQSLVFRNGGGQQHQITLSGGSDKTTFLVSGNYLNQNGIVNNSGFKRYNLRTNINTQINDKLSFRLNLWGTRSQNHNTLDGGAIVQALAWAPTTPAYGADGQPTFTDPIGSVYRNPLDYLYDQSVDANRSGININGGLNYKLPIKGLTIDLQYAVNYLNAQNLNLNGKRLSNNVPTASRYSAEQVTLQNTNNLNYDVKIGNHSINAVAVLETQQFTNRDFTASASGLRFPQLGYDNIGGNTAATVASSYQKWTLMSLLGRVNYGYKDKYLVSAAVRRDGSSKFGPNNKYSVFPSVALGWRLSEEEFIKKLNVFNNLKLRGSWGMTGSQAINPYATISTYGTAVSAFNNSAATAGVLLGNPGNPDLKWETTKQVDVGLEMEFLNGRLRVEADYFKKNTTDLLLNVAIPSYAGGGTQARNVGEVENQGFEFSIGGTPLAAGSFRWETNLNFSTLKNQVISLGGLPRLGQGTGVGAGMSTTNEFMLIPGEPLGSYWGLNYLGTWKPNEADAAAKQGRVPGDPHYQDLNGDNAITTDDFQIIGRAFPKATGGWNNTFTYKGLTLNVFFNGVFGVDKLNYTRAAALSGSGDARQFILSEIRDYYRPGNETSNVPAFTKTYQPFTQSSRFLEDGSFVRLKNVSLSYNLPTGFLKNKANIRVFASATNLFTITKYKGPDPESARVGSSTDTAIGIDYGSYPNAKQYTLGINLGF from the coding sequence ATGGAAAGAACTCTAAAAGTTTTCGTTTTTCTGCTGCTTCTGAGCCAGAGCTATGCTTTTGCCCAGAATACCAGAGTGACTGGCAAAGTCACCGGCCCCGACAATCAGGGGCTACCGGGTGTAAACGTGCAGGTTAGTGGTACATCACTTGGTACCGCCACCGATGCCTCGGGCAACTTTTCGCTGAATGCAGCGGGGAATGCCTCCCTGGTCTTTTCAAACATTGGCTATGTGAGTCAAACTATTCCGGTAAACGGTCGCACTGCCATTAATGTCCAGTTGGCCGAAGATTTGAAAACGCTCAACGAAGTGGTTGTCGTTGGCTATGGTACACAGCGCAAAACCGATGTAACGGGCGCTCTGACGGCCATTTCAACCAAAGAATTTGCCCAGCAACCCGTTAATCGTCTGGATCAGGTATTGCAGGGGCGGGCTGCGGGTGTGCAGGTCAGCCAGACCAATGGGGCACCGGGTGGCGATGCCCGAATCAGAATCAGAGGAGCCAACTCGGTACTGGGGAATAACAACCCGCTGTATGTCGTGGATGGGTTCGTTGGTGCCGATTTTAACTTCGTCAACCCCAGTGACATTGAGACCATCCAGATTTTGAAAGATGCCGCTTCGACGTCCATTTACGGTAGTCGCGGGGCGAATGGCGTCGTGATCATTACGACCAAAAAAGGATCTAAAGGACTTAAAGTCAACTACGAAGGTCAGTTCAGTACGTCGGAGGTCATCAAAAAATACGACGTATTACCCGCTGGCGAATTTGCCGAAATCGTTAATGCCCGTGCCACGGCTACGGGTTCCAATCTGCCATTCACAAGCGATCAGATCGCACAGTTTAAACAAAATGGCGGTACTGACTGGCAGAGCCTGGTATTCCGGAACGGTGGTGGCCAGCAACACCAGATTACACTGTCGGGTGGTAGCGACAAAACGACCTTTCTGGTATCGGGAAACTATTTGAATCAAAATGGTATCGTCAATAACAGTGGGTTTAAGCGGTATAACCTGCGGACCAACATAAATACGCAGATCAACGATAAGCTTTCGTTTCGCTTGAATTTGTGGGGTACGCGGTCGCAAAATCACAACACGCTCGACGGTGGTGCCATCGTTCAGGCACTGGCCTGGGCTCCGACAACACCCGCCTACGGTGCCGATGGTCAGCCGACGTTTACGGACCCAATTGGTTCTGTTTATCGTAACCCGCTGGATTACCTGTACGATCAATCGGTCGATGCGAACCGGAGCGGTATCAACATCAATGGTGGGTTAAACTATAAACTTCCCATCAAAGGGCTGACGATCGATTTGCAGTATGCCGTCAATTACCTGAATGCGCAAAACCTGAATTTAAACGGTAAGCGACTCTCCAACAACGTACCGACGGCAAGCCGGTATTCGGCCGAGCAAGTGACGCTGCAAAACACGAATAATTTGAATTACGATGTCAAAATAGGCAATCACTCGATTAATGCCGTTGCCGTTCTGGAGACCCAGCAATTCACAAACAGAGACTTTACCGCCAGTGCTTCAGGGCTTCGGTTTCCGCAATTGGGCTATGATAACATCGGCGGCAATACAGCCGCTACCGTGGCTTCAAGTTATCAGAAATGGACGCTGATGTCATTGTTGGGACGTGTAAACTACGGTTACAAAGACAAATACCTGGTATCAGCGGCCGTCCGTCGGGATGGATCGTCCAAGTTTGGCCCTAATAACAAGTACAGTGTTTTCCCATCTGTAGCCTTGGGATGGCGGTTATCGGAAGAGGAGTTTATCAAAAAACTTAATGTATTCAATAACCTGAAACTACGGGGAAGCTGGGGTATGACGGGTAGCCAGGCCATTAACCCCTACGCTACTATTTCAACGTATGGTACAGCCGTTTCAGCATTTAACAATTCAGCGGCTACGGCCGGAGTGCTGCTGGGCAATCCCGGTAACCCGGATCTCAAATGGGAAACAACCAAGCAGGTCGACGTAGGTCTGGAAATGGAATTCCTGAATGGTCGACTACGTGTTGAAGCCGATTACTTCAAGAAGAACACAACCGATCTGCTCCTGAACGTAGCGATTCCAAGCTATGCCGGTGGCGGTACGCAAGCCCGGAACGTAGGTGAAGTTGAAAACCAGGGATTTGAATTTTCTATCGGTGGCACGCCACTGGCAGCTGGTAGCTTCCGTTGGGAGACGAATCTGAATTTTTCTACTTTAAAAAATCAGGTGATCAGTTTAGGTGGTCTGCCCCGACTAGGTCAGGGTACGGGCGTCGGCGCGGGTATGTCGACGACCAATGAGTTTATGCTGATACCGGGTGAGCCGCTGGGTTCCTATTGGGGCTTGAATTATCTGGGAACCTGGAAACCAAACGAAGCCGATGCAGCCGCCAAGCAGGGGCGCGTACCGGGTGATCCGCATTACCAGGATCTCAACGGCGACAACGCAATCACAACGGATGACTTTCAGATCATAGGCCGGGCTTTCCCGAAAGCAACGGGGGGCTGGAACAACACGTTTACGTACAAAGGACTGACGTTGAACGTATTCTTCAACGGCGTATTTGGTGTCGATAAGCTTAACTACACCCGGGCGGCTGCCCTGTCGGGTTCGGGCGATGCACGGCAATTCATTCTGTCGGAAATCCGGGATTACTACCGGCCAGGCAATGAAACGTCGAACGTACCAGCGTTTACGAAAACGTATCAGCCCTTCACGCAGTCGAGCCGCTTCCTGGAAGATGGTAGCTTTGTTCGCCTGAAAAACGTAAGTCTGTCGTACAACTTACCAACGGGTTTCCTTAAAAACAAAGCAAACATCCGGGTATTTGCCAGCGCCACAAACCTGTTTACGATCACGAAATACAAAGGTCCAGATCCAGAATCGGCGCGTGTTGGTTCGAGCACCGATACCGCCATCGGTATTGACTATGGTTCTTATCCAAACGCCAAACAGTATACACTCGGAATCAACCTGGGCTTCTAA
- a CDS encoding bifunctional 4-hydroxy-2-oxoglutarate aldolase/2-dehydro-3-deoxy-phosphogluconate aldolase, with amino-acid sequence MNSSSQSTFSWDLFAKAPLIGIIRGLSFEEISQILPIYREAGLTTIEITMNTPGAEDMIRYALETYSDGFNIGAGTVCTKDDLDKALDAGAQFIVTPIINKKVIKACVKHGVPIFPGAFTPSEIYTAWSLGASMVKVYPATSLGPDYIKDVKAPLNQLKLVPTGGINLENMAAYFQAGADGLGVGGHLFDKTFIRQKNWTGLKNHFQQFTKKVNASSIRK; translated from the coding sequence ATGAACAGTTCAAGTCAAAGCACTTTCTCCTGGGATTTATTCGCAAAAGCGCCGTTAATTGGCATCATTCGGGGTTTATCCTTTGAGGAAATTAGCCAGATACTACCAATTTATCGGGAGGCAGGGCTCACTACCATAGAGATCACCATGAATACGCCCGGTGCAGAGGATATGATCCGGTACGCTTTAGAAACGTATAGCGATGGCTTCAATATTGGAGCAGGAACCGTATGCACGAAAGACGATCTGGACAAAGCGCTGGACGCAGGGGCGCAATTTATTGTAACTCCCATCATCAACAAGAAAGTCATTAAAGCGTGTGTAAAGCATGGGGTTCCCATTTTTCCCGGTGCATTCACACCATCCGAAATTTATACGGCCTGGTCGTTAGGGGCTTCTATGGTTAAAGTCTATCCGGCAACCTCGTTGGGTCCAGATTATATTAAAGACGTGAAAGCCCCCCTAAATCAATTAAAATTAGTGCCAACCGGCGGCATTAATCTAGAGAATATGGCAGCGTATTTTCAGGCAGGAGCCGATGGTCTGGGAGTCGGCGGCCATCTTTTCGATAAAACTTTTATCAGGCAAAAAAACTGGACCGGTTTAAAAAATCATTTCCAGCAATTTACGAAAAAAGTAAATGCCTCTTCCATCAGAAAATGA
- a CDS encoding RagB/SusD family nutrient uptake outer membrane protein has product MKKLLIIGMAAMLTAGCKGYLEEDTTGLLYGGNVLSTQDGLESALTGAYRGLGNQWTYGFLHPSANAATIGSDDVTTHPASNKADWREFDQFNVSTTNQRSGAVYTGCYKAIQGSNNVINNYAKTVGTKATIDIIAGEAFFIRGFSYYWLTRFYGNIPLVLAGEYSADLLTIKKSTPAEVYALIVEDLKKAEAMLPDTRRDPGRPNAGAAKAFLADVYLTMAGWPLKQADKYDLAAAKAKEVIDNRTKYGFQLMPTFAAVFDNDPAVAIIPESVFQINGFTGGSGTANATYGNTTMPGEEGGWDDMFAELNFFKNFPAGPRKDATFRTAFGLGATTIPWEQSLTKHPYYKKWYIKGNVVTSSISLPSVMMRYPHVLTIYAEAKARGTGGPDQAAYDVLNQVRLRGLPAGAKALSPGDGLTAAQFADAVVQERAWEFACERTRWFDLIRLEKVEEANAAKSPDDLQPIKPITKANYWFTLPYTDTSINPNL; this is encoded by the coding sequence ATGAAAAAATTATTAATAATAGGAATGGCGGCCATGCTCACGGCAGGCTGTAAGGGTTACCTCGAAGAAGATACAACGGGGCTATTATACGGCGGGAACGTTCTTTCGACCCAGGACGGACTGGAATCGGCGCTGACCGGAGCCTATCGGGGCCTGGGGAATCAATGGACATACGGGTTCCTTCACCCATCGGCCAATGCGGCTACCATTGGCAGCGACGACGTAACGACGCACCCAGCCAGTAACAAAGCTGACTGGCGTGAATTCGACCAGTTTAACGTATCAACCACAAACCAGCGCTCCGGGGCCGTATACACTGGCTGTTACAAAGCCATTCAGGGGTCCAACAACGTAATCAATAACTACGCAAAAACGGTCGGCACTAAAGCAACAATTGACATTATTGCGGGCGAAGCCTTTTTCATTCGTGGGTTTTCCTACTACTGGTTAACCCGCTTTTATGGCAACATTCCGCTGGTTCTGGCGGGTGAATATTCGGCTGATCTGCTCACCATCAAAAAATCGACGCCAGCCGAGGTGTACGCCTTAATCGTTGAGGATTTGAAGAAAGCCGAAGCCATGCTGCCCGATACTCGTCGCGATCCAGGTCGGCCCAATGCTGGAGCTGCCAAGGCGTTTCTGGCCGATGTGTATCTGACCATGGCGGGCTGGCCACTCAAACAAGCTGATAAATACGATCTGGCTGCGGCTAAAGCCAAAGAGGTGATCGACAATCGGACTAAATACGGGTTTCAGTTGATGCCGACGTTCGCGGCTGTTTTCGACAATGATCCGGCGGTGGCCATTATTCCGGAATCAGTGTTTCAGATCAATGGATTTACGGGTGGCAGCGGTACCGCCAATGCTACATATGGCAACACCACAATGCCAGGAGAAGAAGGTGGCTGGGACGATATGTTTGCCGAGCTTAATTTCTTCAAGAACTTCCCGGCAGGTCCACGCAAAGATGCCACGTTCCGTACCGCGTTCGGTTTGGGTGCCACCACAATTCCCTGGGAGCAAAGCCTGACGAAACATCCGTACTACAAAAAGTGGTATATCAAAGGCAATGTCGTTACCTCAAGTATCTCGCTGCCATCCGTCATGATGCGCTACCCTCATGTGTTGACCATCTATGCTGAAGCCAAAGCGCGTGGTACGGGTGGACCTGACCAGGCGGCCTATGATGTACTGAATCAGGTTCGTCTGCGGGGTTTACCAGCAGGAGCCAAAGCACTCTCCCCCGGCGATGGGCTTACTGCCGCTCAATTTGCCGATGCGGTAGTACAGGAACGTGCCTGGGAATTTGCCTGCGAGCGTACCCGTTGGTTTGACCTGATCCGGCTAGAAAAAGTGGAGGAAGCCAATGCTGCCAAAAGCCCCGACGATTTGCAACCGATCAAGCCAATCACCAAGGCAAATTACTGGTTCACGCTGCCTTATACAGATACATCGATCAATCCGAACCTTTAA
- a CDS encoding 2-dehydro-3-deoxygalactonokinase, with protein MRNYLLGCDWGTSSFRLRLINVPELQVIGEITSQEGVASTFTAWKTHIETNRVSREHFFRQQLKRQIDILARKVALNLNTISVVISGMASSSIGMDEVPYATLPFPVDGSLASIRRIDAQPDFPHDIVLISGVRTTHDVMRGEETQLIGLLALLDTLHHTVNDAILIFPGTHSKHIYIQNQQVIDFQTFMTGEVFNLMSQYSILKDSVEAIELITFSEIELEGFKAGIKASNSSSTLNSLFRVRTNQLFEQLTKKQNTLYLSGLLIGAELKALIDQKNWQLILCSGTNLYELYKLAIEELHLSERTITISADLIDKATIAGQVKIVQNQLLPLNK; from the coding sequence ATGAGAAACTATCTATTAGGTTGTGACTGGGGAACGTCTTCTTTCCGGCTACGGCTAATAAATGTACCTGAACTTCAAGTTATTGGCGAGATTACTTCGCAGGAAGGTGTTGCCAGTACATTTACTGCCTGGAAGACCCATATAGAAACGAATCGCGTATCACGAGAGCATTTTTTTCGACAGCAACTTAAACGACAGATTGATATTCTGGCTAGAAAAGTGGCCCTGAATCTGAACACGATTTCGGTTGTAATTTCAGGAATGGCGTCTTCATCCATTGGTATGGATGAGGTGCCATATGCCACGTTGCCCTTTCCCGTCGATGGTAGTCTGGCCAGTATCAGGCGCATCGATGCGCAACCCGATTTTCCGCACGACATTGTGCTGATTTCCGGTGTTCGAACTACCCATGATGTGATGCGGGGCGAAGAAACGCAGCTCATTGGCCTTCTGGCTTTACTGGACACGTTACACCATACCGTCAACGATGCTATTCTTATCTTTCCCGGTACACACTCCAAACATATCTACATCCAGAATCAGCAGGTAATTGATTTTCAAACCTTTATGACAGGAGAAGTATTCAATCTCATGTCGCAGTATAGTATTTTAAAAGACTCAGTAGAAGCAATAGAGCTAATTACGTTCTCTGAAATTGAATTGGAGGGTTTCAAAGCAGGTATTAAAGCATCCAATTCTTCATCGACGTTAAATAGCTTATTTCGGGTACGAACGAATCAGCTATTTGAGCAATTAACAAAAAAACAAAATACCCTTTATTTAAGTGGATTGCTGATTGGGGCTGAACTAAAAGCGCTGATTGATCAGAAAAACTGGCAATTGATCCTATGCAGTGGCACAAATCTGTATGAGTTGTATAAACTTGCTATTGAAGAACTTCATCTATCCGAACGGACCATTACGATTTCTGCCGATCTGATCGACAAGGCCACCATTGCCGGACAAGTAAAAATAGTTCAGAACCAGCTATTACCCTTAAACAAATGA